The stretch of DNA AGAAATGATTAGTTTTATGACATTCCTCCATGCACCTTCAATATGATATCTCGGGAGACGCTAACAAACACGTCTAGCAAGCTAGGTAGCTTTGAAAGTCGCAATCTTTCTCACTAGTTTCGTTGTTTTCGGAGAAAAGCTGGGTATGACTTAGCTATTCCTGTTTTCTAGCACGTTTTCGTGGGGCTTGTGGGCTATCGTGGTCCTGAGATTTCGAGATCGTTGGTGGGCTGTATGGTTGACCAGGTTTGTCATTTTGTGGAACCAAATCGGTGGCAAATCAGCGGTAGAAGCCGCGACTCCCTAGGATATGGCTGGCTAGTTAGCGAAGTTATGCAAGCACAGTTTACAACATAGCCTACTTTTGCCGTTTGTAACAATAATTACTATTGGACgttgatttaattatttgtgttttcaccAAACCGAGAGATTAAATCGCAATAAATGTGCTTGGCTTTGAGGTTTCGATTGGCGGCACAAATTTATATTCGACTATTAGCGTACAGTaacttttgtttgaaaataaatgaacagaaacttATCTGTTTCCGATGTGTTTTCAGTAAGCAAGTAGTTAGTCAAGTTAGTTAAAACTTGAATGCTTTTTATTGTCCCGTCCGTCGGCACCCTTTGTTGATAGATGTATATATATTGTTAATAATGATCACTGTAACGTTAGAGCACAGCATTAACAGATTTTactgaaatttaaataaagttaattTTAGATCTAATTTTGTATGTGAATAAAGTGCTAATGACGTGCGTTTTACCCTCAGGGGCGTAAGGTTCGCTGGCTAGCCGTCTTTCCCCCGGTAATGTTCTCCAGATGGCATGAGATggcctgccaaatgaatttaCACAATCCCCTCGCCGCGCGCGGCGGATAACGTAGTAAATCTCGCAGAGGTGATTTTATCCAcccattgtttgttttaagcCGTGAAATACTTTAGCCCTTACAATTTGTATGGCACAATTAATGGTAGGCCTACAGGTCGGTGAACCGGCAATGTCGAACTTAAAAGTCCACATTACAACTGCTAGGTTGCGATTTATCTAACTGTCATCGATGTATAAAAGCGATGgtcactcagacacagacaacagTCATGTTGTTTGCCAGTGTCATCCATGAATGGACAAAAAGAACCATAAACCtggaaatcaaagaaaaaaccCCTCTGTATTtgtgaactgaatttcagtATTTCTGGTCAAATTGTGGCAGGTCCTCTCTGCGATTCGCTTTGAGGGTGCGCTTTTTGACCTCAGCGGTACAGTTAGGCTACCACTGTATCCCTCCGAGTTCAGTAAAGCGGTAAATATCAGCCAGCTTTAGAGTAATGTGAGATAAAGTATCAAACATACATGATCTCCTCAAAGAAACCAATTGCAAGGAAGCACGAACGCAACCAAGCTTTGACTTTTGGAGCTATGAGACTATCACTGCCCTCTACTGATACGCTAAACCTGAACTGATGTGCTAACCTACTTTTACAGTTAGTGTCAGATTGATGAACTGTAATGTTGGTGGCTGGATCCCTCAAGATGATCCATATGTAGCCTCTGTGCTGAACTCTTGAGTTCTGTGTAGTGTGATGGGACTCTATGGATTTGTGCTGCAGAACAAAAATAAGATCGAAATGTAGCTGTCCCTCACATACTGCTGGGGTTAACTTCTTGAATTAGCCTGTGGTTGATGAATTCCTGCTTAGTGAGGGCTTTAGTCTGTGTGATATTGTGGGTTAGGTGGAGTGATGCTGGGGAGGCAAACCTAAATTCCTGTAGcgtattaatgtattaattaattaattaattaaaaaattactACGCTACATTCAAAACATGTTTGCGTGCATTGTATGGAAGTACAAAGACTACAGAACTATAAAGAATTACTGAACTGTACAGACTGTGGATAGTAATGTTCATGTAGTCAGCACAGCTTCATTGGCTAGCAGTGCTAATAACCTAGCACATGGTGTTAGTGATTACATCGGATAAAACCCAGTATGGCCTCCTGGTGTCAGTATGACTTTGCTTTGCCAAAGCACTGTACTGTCTGGTCTGTGACTGCTTCCTAACGACTGTGCTGTCTAGTCTGTATCTGTGGATCCAGGCCTTGTGGATAGGACAGCAGTAATGCTGACCTCCATCAGGAGCAGAGAGTGATGACACGTTTGGCTGTGGTTTTAGTACTCTGGGCAGTGATAATTGTGTAGCTCTGACGTGCTGGGCACCATGCAGGACACGTCACCGCATTGTTATTTGTTCAGACAATAAACTCTGGCGCAGGCTGCCTTACGCAGATACTGGCAGACTAATCTCAGAGTCTAAAAGTACACAGAGTGCCTGATTTCTGCGCAAGTTAGGCACAGTAAAATAAAGCATTAGAGAACTGAAGTCCTTTATCTCACTGTGGTGCTTTGTGCTCGTCTGTTTCAGCACTTCCAGACAATGTTGAAGACTAAACTCAACGTGCTGACCCTGAAGAAGGAGCCCCTTCCAACTGTGATATTCCATGAGCCAGAGGACATTGAGCTCCGCTCAACCACACCGCTGGTGAAGAACCGGGTTCACCCTGGCTGCAAGGTACTGCCCACACAGAGCTTGATCTGTTCTATGTCACTCTGAGCTGGCTCACTACACATAGAACTGGCTCAGTCTACATGGAGCCAGCCTAGTGCATGTAGAACTGGCTCAATGCACGCAGAACTGGCTCAGTGAGCATGGAGCTGGCACAGTGCACTTAGGACTGGCTCGGTCCACATGGAGCTGGCCTAGTGTATGTAAAGCTGGCTTGGCACACATGGAGCCGTCTCATTATATGTGGAGATGGCTCAGTACACCCAGTCACCTTATgtatgataaataaatacatgacagCCCTCTTTCAATTAGAAACAGACACTTAAGTGTATAGTAACACTGCAGCATCATTATCAGGAAGCTAAGATGCCAATTTTGTATAATTACGAGTCAACTTGCTTTAATGTGGGAGTTGAGGATTGGTGCCATAAAGTTACTGTACACCCCATACAGAGAGACTTTTAAAGTCCTGCTGGGGTTGTTTGTGAAGCAGAAGTTTATGCAGAGGGTCTTTATTGATGGGGGTCTTTCAGCTCCTTGTTAGCCACAGTGGCCCTGCTAGGCCCTGGCAGGAAGAGGAAATATCTCTGGTCATCTCCAATTAGTTTTGACAGCTAGAAAATGGATGAATGATTTTGACAGCCTTTTTTCTGCCCTGTGATTGGATAGTGGAGTAGAACTCATAGGGAACTGTagtgttcctgtgtgtgattGGGCAGGACCAGGGACTGTGAATCAGGAATGGGAAGGAGTATATAAAGCCTGCTATGGACTGCATCTCCGTGGTTACACAACGATCTAACTGCGCTGGTCTGCAGGTTGTTGGCATGGTGACGGGACTAGAGAACAGGACAAGCCTCCTGCCTAGTGGATCGGCAGGGTTGAATTAACACCTCAATAAAACAGAGACTATGCGTAATGCAGTGGCATTATTAATTGGTTATTTATAGATCACAATACAATAGCTACATCATAAAACAGTTGCATAAAATGACTgatttatgagttatacagTCAGCAATACATAATAGAGCAATTATGCTTCCAGCAAATGAGATATAGATTTGAAGCCTGGAAACATGTGTTGGCCGTGGTCTAGTTGTCCTCTGGCCTTGCTCCACCAATcaggttttaaaatgatgtgtCTCTGAAATGATTTAAGATGAAAGAAATACCATACCAGCAGTTCTCTGTCCCAGTCATGATATGTGTTTAAgtacatgtatttgtttaaattctGTATTTTGGATTGCAAGAGAAGTGCATACCTGTAGATGGATGTGCTACTTATCGCAGTTGCTTGAAAACACTGAGTGGTACAGTTGTGCTAGAGAACCATATTCAGCTCCGCACAGGGGATGTCTGCATACCTgcttcacacatacacatacttgATGAAGCTCGTTCCCTGTAGTATGTTTGAAAGATGACATTGTATTCACTTCTCACACCGACACAGGATAATTGTGTAAGACTGTAAGtatacattcacacagtctGATGGTTAAACTGGTGGTGAGAGACTTAGGCTGGTCAGTGGACTGCAGGCAAAATACAGCACTAAAAACAGTGTTGTGTTTAATGCGGATGAATGTATGGTTGGCGAGTAGCAAGTCACAATCTCTGTGGCCTGGCCCTCTGTATCTTGAATGCCAGGGTTCACAGACTCAGTCAGCCGTCTCTCTCGGGGCTGACAACGCCCCTCTGGCCTGGAGGAGTGGCAAGTGACAGTAACTTGCCTCATTAAAGTTCCATCTATAACAACacttatatatttttcatgttttggggGATTGGGTCATTTTACAGTTATGATTACTGCTACTTTTTGAGAGCTTCTTCTTTGCTAGCATGCTATAAATGAAAACTATTTGCTTGTCTAACTTGTAGCTAGATTAGTGGACTAACTATATGCTCTCACTATTAAATGCGCTTGTAACtgacatttgtaaaatgttcatattcagttttcatttaattttcatacaTCCAAGGACAATTGTTGACTTGTTCAGGTAGCTAtctgtttgttgtatttcagtttgGGTATAACTTCAAAGCTCATGTTGTTTGACATAAAAACAAGACTTTGTTGATTGGTTGAATTCATGTGAAGCCATAAATCTGGACAATAGCTGACTTATTACAGTGCTTTTTGTTGATGCTTGTATTGTAAgttatgtgggtgtgtgtcacTTGTAGGTAACTTACCTGGGGAAAGTGACGATTACGGGGACACAGTTCCTCTCTGGGTGCACAGAGTCGGCGGTGATCGGGCTGCGGGAGGGCCGAGCACGGGTCCATAGCGACACCCCGCCCGCCAACGCCGTCCTGGAGATCCGCCCCTTCCAGGTGAGGCTGCAACACCTGGACGGGCATGGCGAGGCCGCCGTCGGCATGGACACCTACCAGGTGGCGCGCATCGCCTACTGCACGGCCGACCACCGCGCCAGCCCCAACGTCTTCGCCTGGATCTACCGCGAGATCAACGACGACCTGACCTTCCAGATGGACTGCCACGCCGTGGAGTGTGAGAGCAAGCTGGAGGCCAAGCGCCTGGCCCACTCCATGATGGAGGCCTTCCGCAAGACCTTCCAGAGCATGCGCAGCGACGGGCGCATCCACAAGAGCTGCTCCTCTGACGAGTTTCCCCAGGACTCCACCCCTGACGACGGCTGAGGCGGGGCTCGTGGCGTGAGGGTAGTGGCATGGGACAGTGTGGATTGAGGAAGGCGGGGcccggtggggggggggggggtaacttAGGGACCAAATGTAAAAACAGGCAAAACGCGCCACAGTGAACTACAGTGTTGACAGGATCACCTGCAGATCTGCATGGTTCAGACCAGTATAGTCCTGTTCACATGTATTTCTACATGGTTCAGACTGCTAGAGTCTTGTTCACATATATTTCTACATGGTTCAGGCTGCTATGGTCCTGTTCACATGCTTTTTTGCACACTTCAGGCCACTGTAGTCTTGTTCACATGCATTTCTGCACAGTTAAGACCGCTGTGGTCCTGATCACTTGCATTGTTCAGACCTCTACGGTCCTATTCACCTTGAGATCTACAATCCTGTTACTGctacagtgtcattacaatCATGACTTGaacatatgtttctttttttaaaaaagattagTTTTTCCTCAGATTTGTGCCATTATTATATTAGTATATACTCTATAGCCTTCTTGAGGTTTCCAAGTGACCTAGTTTCCAGTGACCAGACCCAATAACCCCCACCCGTTCTGTGAATAAGGgtggggtgtatgtgtgtcacGGTGATATTGGAGGCCTTGTCTGATGGGTGTAGAACACTGCCAGGCACTGTGATCGGCATTCGTGTTTTACTGTGACTGCAGAGTTaagactgttttcattttgctgctTTGCTTTAAGAAAGTGCTGAATCTGATAGACCTCAGGCTCACAGATAGAGGAGGCACAGCCCACAGTTTGGGCACTGCAGTATTTCTAATGTCCTACAGCTCAGACCTGGGTTTGAGtgatgggacttgtagtgtgaaaaataaccattgACTATGTGCGAGTATACTGGGGGATTGCATTCACCTCCGCCTTCAGCACTCTTGAGAGTGTACAAGGAGGTGAGTCTACGGTGGTACAATTTGTGATTCCAGACTGGCTAAAATAGGGGGGTATGAAAATGCTTTAAACAAAtagttaaaacaaataattcagcACATATCCAACTTAAAGTTCAAAATGATGTCAGTTTTAACTCAAGTGTTCAGGTACATGTACCAAGCCAGGGTGGCATTAACTGTGTTGGATACAATGTTGGTATGTTATATTAATGTATGTGTTGATTGAGAATATTAAGATCACTTCATCAGAATTTCAGGGATATATTGATGGTACCCTTGAGAATCGAAGTACAATGGATCATGCAAGTAGGTTCTAAGGCTCTGAATATTAGCTGAAAGCAGGTAGATCACACTCTGAGTGACTGCACACTCCCGGTGCCTTTGCGTTTGTGCAGGGGTAGTGAACAGGTTTCTTTCATGGAACTTGAAGCAGAGTGATTTCAGTGTGCCATTGGCTGTCTGAGCTGTGTCGTCTGAGTTTGCATTCTTGTAATATGTTctcatctgtgttttcattgagACTGAAGCTGAATACTGAGGGCACCACTTAGCTGTTGTCTTGGAAGATTTCAATAAGCTCgtgtaaacaaaaataaaaatttccaaATACATCATAGTAGATGTTTATAGGTATTTTTTAagtaaacagacagaaaatcGTGTCTATTTGCCAACTGTGAATACATACAGCATAAGCTATATCAGATGGATTTTGATAGCGAAGCCCCAGGGCATCAATGTGAAAAAGGGACACGTACAATAAAATCGCAGGGGAGCATGTTCTCATAGTAAATGTATcatgtttcattatttgttttctacACAGTATTTGAACATAAAAAACTATTTACTCATACTCTGGCTGGTGTTGTGAGTTCATCTGCTGAAGATTCTAATAGCAGTGGAATAGCATTTAGGACCTGAGCTGATGAAAGTACCGTCATGTATCACTCTTGTGTTTGTAATCTGTGAATGTGCGTAGGTGGAGCTGAGTATGCTTttaagtgtgtgcgtgcagtaCCACTTGGGTGTCTGTTTGTGCTCCACAAACGTGAGTGTGCATCATGAGAGTCTGCATGCTTGTACAAAGTATGTGTGCTAGTGTTTATGTGCTTgagtgttcctgtgtgtgtgtgtgtgtgtgtgtgtgtgtgtgtgtgtgtgtgtgtgtgcgtgtgtttgtgtgtgtgtgtgtgtgcgtgtgcgtgtgcgggaGAGCAGGACAGCCCTCCGGGGGCCCCTCAGTTAGTGGGTGGTGTTCTGGGGATTTTCCTGCCTGTCCTGGTGTTTGACCCAGTTCCTCCAGTGCGTCACTGTAAGAATGAGGCCACGCAGCAGCAACGCAGTCACTGTGCCGTCAGACTGCACACAGGGTCTCACTGTTCTGCTCCTGCTCGGTCCCGACCCAGCATGGGGATCCCCTGCCGAACGCCCCCTCCGAATCTGCATTATGAAACCAACGGGAATCCGTTCCCCTGCTTGGGCCAACCTACGGCCCTGACAGAGAGGCCCCGctgccccctcttcctccccgaATCCCACAGGCAGGGGCGCACATGCAGAGAGCTGTGGAATTCTGGGAGCtcggtgtatgtgtgtgtgtgtgcgtgtgtgtgtatgtgcgtgcgtcttccctgtgtgtgtatgacagagaatgagagaggggaagaatCACGTTTCTTACCAAATCCTAATGTTGACACAAACCCCCACGAGGCAGCTATGTCTGACAGAATCTAGACGACTCATTCCTTctagtgctctctctctctccctcatctccttccctctttatctctttctctctctctctttctctccatttttctctATTTATCTCCatttatcttcttttttctaatttttctcTTAAAGTACAGCCTTTGTGAAGACCCAGAGCACTGCAGGCTTCAGAATCAGTCAGTCTGCTATGTCCCAGTGGACACTAAGCCCCTGCAGGCACTTCAGGCTGTTGTTACACTCTGATTGGCTTATCCATTCTGAGGATTttacagaactgttttttttctgtgacgTCTAGCACCAATGCATTTTGCAACTGAGCAGACACCTACACCCACTTACAGCAACATTGttgcattttgtcacttaggTTGCTCAGGATAATGGCATTTGCTTTCTCCCTGAGCTTGGTGTAAAATTCCTCAACCGAAtccttcattacatttttacatctcCCTTTATTGTCAGCAGGGCTTTATTAAAAAGATCCAAAATGCTTCTCACTCTCAGACCAGAGGGGGGCGCTGCATTCATTCTCAATGTCAGACAGGAGCCCTGCACAGACCATCTGCAAAGCTCGGacttgaaaaacacacaaaatgttattttaaatttaaaccaATGTGCGCAAAGGTGACTGGCATTTGATTTCCCAATCACtcaaatgacacacagagatcGATGGGCAGTGGGATGGATGTTGTGATAAGGTTTTCTGAGTGACATTTCGGTTAAGCTTGACAAATGCTCCACTAACGACATCAGCATAGCCAGTCTCTGCAATATTGGCTCAAACCTCAAAGGAAAACTTTGAAGTACAAGATTTTTTGGAGATCTCAGAGATCCTTATCATCATTTCCGATACTCCTGATATAATTCTGGAATTCATGTCTCAGCTGAAGTGGCTCAGACATGTGGGGATTGTGTGTCTGCCACCTTTAGCAGCTGACTGGCTGCCAGCACCCTGCTGCCTGGTGTCTAACATGATCAACAGTTGGAAATACTGGTTGTACATGAAGTATCATTCCAAAATCTAATTTCTTCCTCATCCATCAGCCTAGTCATCCCAGCAGTTCATCCAAATCTATGCCTACCAATTTTCACCCTTTTCATAGATATGCAATTGCAAAACTTCTGCTGTACCTGCCAGTTACAAAGATTTAAAATTTTCtccttgttgttgttttggagtAACTTTTATTTATGTAGTCTCATAATCTGATTTAACATGGACAAGACTGAAATAGTCCGTCCCAGACAAGCATGTTTCCTTTGAGAGTGCAGAGTAACCTGCTGTTTTAATGGTGTTTCCCATCTAACTCGTAAAAAAAGGCAAACCCCAGAGACAGCTCTCATCAGCATTCTGCAGTCTATGCAGATTACTGATTTGTTCTGCAGGTCTGGATgaaggttttgtgtgtgtgtgtgagtgtgtgtgttgattcAGCAGGAGAGAAGAGGTGTTTGTGAACAGAATAAGGCTTCGGTGGGTAAACATCCAGATGCAGACAGTATTACTGATTCACTGATGTCAGAGCTGTTAGATTTGACATTTGCCTAAGGTTAAGTAAAGCAGAGACATACCGACTGTGTGACGAAAAGAGCAGATATGGCTGTAATTTGACTTACCTGTTTCTCTTCAGGGCTGAATTGGCTGACATTTGCCACAAACAACAAAGGGATTTGGGATTTTTACAGCAAATTTGAGTGAGATACAGTATCTTATATGAATACAATGCACAATTTATgattaatttccattttgtatCTATAATATGTTTAAACCGAATGCTGCACAGGGTTGGAACTAGATTAGATTTAGTCTTCCCAGGTGTAAACAGGAATGTCCCATTGTGATTCATAGCAGTGTATATAAAGTGTTTGAATGGCTGACTCATTAAGCCCAATAgcagtctggataagagcatcttctaaatgactCTAATGTAGTGAAACAAGTATTCTGTTAATactcattaaaaacagcaatgtttATTATGCACTACAGTGTTACTACAGCAGTATTACTTCTGTAGTTCTGAGTTAATTACTATACTTCAGTCTAAGTATTACTGCGGTACAGGCTAAGTATTGCAGTGTGTTCCTGCAGTACAGGATGAATAGAATCTCAACCAAGTAATATTGCAGAACAATATGAAAAGTCACATTACAGAGTATTACTGCAGTACAGGATTAATGTTATAACAGTACAAAGTGTTACTCTAGTAAACTATGAATATTATCACAGTACAGAGTTATCCACATGCAGGGTCAGGCATCCTGTGGGGTGAGATATTTGAAATTCTGTACCTGTGGCTTATTTCCAGTATGCCTTCAAACCGCCTCTTATTAGCGTGTGCGAGGGGCACAGTGTGTTTCCGTCTTAATAAGTCTCTGCTCAGAACTCCTGATGTCACGAATAGGTGATTTGTGTCCAATGGCTTTTCACCCTGCTGAGCTCCGTCTCTCCATTAATGTCTCTCTCGCTTCTCGTGGGCGCAGGCGGGGATGGCAGTGGCTCTAGCCCGCTCGGCTTACCCAGCATGCCCCTCTCTTTGAGCTGTTCATTTTCGTCAGCTGACAGAAAAGAGTAAAGGCGTTCTGTGGGCAGGGCCGTGGGTTAAGCTCTTTTGGATGGCACCGTCAATCCTGACCGACGGGTTTACAAAGGGACACAGATTGTAATGATCCGGAGGGAGAGCTTGAAATTGTAATGGTGGCTCAGCTGATTTGATGTGTGCCGGTATCTTTCATTCTGTCGCCAGTAAATCCTGATTACTGCTCTTCAGTGAGGAGATAAAGATTGGCTGATTAATGTTTGTGAGAAAGAGCTACAGACCTGATGTAATCACAAACTGGGAGATTAGTCACAGATGTGTGCCCCCTACCTGATAAATGAAGAGCATCCTGTAGCCATGGgtagcactgacacacacacacacacacacacacacacacaca from Megalops cyprinoides isolate fMegCyp1 chromosome 20, fMegCyp1.pri, whole genome shotgun sequence encodes:
- the LOC118795814 gene encoding PTB-containing, cubilin and LRP1-interacting protein-like, whose amino-acid sequence is MWQPATERLQHFQTMLKTKLNVLTLKKEPLPTVIFHEPEDIELRSTTPLVKNRVHPGCKVTYLGKVTITGTQFLSGCTESAVIGLREGRARVHSDTPPANAVLEIRPFQVRLQHLDGHGEAAVGMDTYQVARIAYCTADHRASPNVFAWIYREINDDLTFQMDCHAVECESKLEAKRLAHSMMEAFRKTFQSMRSDGRIHKSCSSDEFPQDSTPDDG